A region of Pontiella agarivorans DNA encodes the following proteins:
- a CDS encoding phage regulatory CII family protein: MEPSHEVLKKSVSDLGVKSVASDLGLSTSLIYKWCQPTGAEDASGAENPLDRLARIYELTGDRGPVKWLCQHADGYFVENVPPAEINKIPLLHMTRRIVREFSDLLDVLTESIENDGKIDPEESQKIRREWEELKSSAESFVSSCEKGLYR, from the coding sequence ATGGAACCATCGCATGAAGTATTAAAAAAATCGGTCAGCGATTTAGGGGTTAAGTCTGTCGCTTCGGACCTCGGTCTCTCTACGTCATTGATTTATAAATGGTGCCAGCCAACCGGTGCTGAAGATGCCAGTGGTGCTGAAAATCCGTTGGATCGGCTGGCCCGCATCTATGAGCTGACCGGAGATCGGGGGCCGGTGAAATGGCTCTGCCAGCATGCTGATGGTTATTTTGTCGAAAACGTGCCACCCGCCGAAATTAATAAAATTCCGTTGCTCCACATGACCCGCCGTATCGTTCGCGAATTTTCCGATTTGCTCGACGTGCTTACGGAAAGTATCGAAAATGATGGGAAAATTGATCCTGAAGAATCGCAAAAAATCCGACGGGAATGGGAAGAGTTAAAATCTTCTGCGGAAAGTTTTGTGAGCTCCTGTGAAAAGGGCCTTTATCGCTAA
- a CDS encoding D-alanyl-D-alanine carboxypeptidase family protein has translation MKKSNVTFIALALIAIHVLVFMFVIGTKNTNSQPDRTKSTPQPIAAAEPIELPEFKVPEVAIPEAPAIAPMPEPVIMPVEVVEMKPETPLETIATTVNAAGYLRSDRPDKRTKQVFAELKNDPYQSAIVINARTGKILYENRSAVYSYPASVTKMMTMLLTLEQIDAGVISLNDRVKITQEIAGIGGSGVYLDVRESGAFTVDQMLECLMIHSANDAAAALAVHVGGSIEGFVDMMNQKARELGMNSTKYHSPHGLPPSGGKQPDISNAYDIAILSLACLRHPRTLHYTSTKLSWLPTNSLRKEKFMLANRNALVGKKPYQGCDGLKTGYHSKGGFSLAATAKRGNNRIVAVILGCENRNTRDIEIRKLLDKGFAALE, from the coding sequence ATGAAGAAAAGCAACGTCACATTCATTGCCCTCGCCCTTATTGCCATTCACGTTCTCGTCTTTATGTTCGTCATCGGCACAAAAAATACAAATTCCCAACCAGACCGGACCAAATCCACACCACAACCAATCGCAGCAGCAGAACCCATTGAGCTTCCGGAATTTAAGGTTCCCGAAGTGGCCATTCCTGAAGCGCCCGCCATTGCCCCGATGCCGGAACCCGTAATCATGCCGGTTGAAGTGGTGGAAATGAAACCTGAAACACCGCTCGAAACCATTGCAACAACTGTAAACGCCGCCGGCTACCTCCGCTCCGACCGCCCGGACAAACGAACTAAACAGGTTTTTGCAGAACTCAAAAACGATCCCTACCAGAGCGCCATCGTCATAAATGCCCGCACCGGAAAGATTTTATATGAAAACCGCTCCGCCGTGTATTCCTACCCCGCCAGCGTCACCAAAATGATGACAATGCTTCTGACCCTGGAACAGATCGATGCCGGTGTCATCAGCCTGAACGACCGCGTAAAAATCACCCAGGAAATTGCCGGCATCGGCGGCTCGGGCGTCTACCTCGATGTCCGGGAATCCGGCGCGTTTACGGTCGACCAGATGCTCGAATGCCTTATGATTCACTCCGCCAACGATGCCGCCGCCGCACTCGCCGTACATGTCGGCGGCTCCATTGAAGGTTTTGTGGATATGATGAATCAGAAAGCACGAGAGCTGGGCATGAATTCCACCAAATATCATTCACCGCACGGCCTCCCGCCCTCCGGCGGGAAACAGCCGGATATCAGCAATGCCTACGACATCGCCATCCTGTCACTCGCCTGCCTCCGCCATCCGCGAACCCTGCATTACACCAGCACCAAACTCTCCTGGCTGCCCACCAACAGTTTGCGCAAAGAAAAGTTTATGCTCGCAAACCGAAACGCCCTGGTCGGCAAAAAGCCCTACCAGGGATGCGACGGCCTGAAAACAGGCTATCACTCCAAAGGCGGCTTTTCACTCGCCGCCACAGCCAAACGAGGCAACAACCGGATTGTCGCGGTGATTCTCGGTTGCGAAAACCGCAATACACGAGATATTGAAATCCGCAAACTGCTCGACAAAGGTTTTGCCGCATTAGAATAA
- the mvaD gene encoding diphosphomevalonate decarboxylase, whose product MSQIQTQFIKNVLAGTETQLSEKGSAFAPANIALSKYWGKRNAELNLPATSSLSVSLGDLGTKTEIRVAAEDSVFLNGEAMGSETLFYKRTVDFLKLFPMVGAHFEVRTQNSIPTAAGLASSASGFAALVLALNDLAGWGLGRRMLSLIARLGSGSAARSVYSGFVQWYAGTDDDGSDSYAERIDAEWPELRVGILEVSNVHKPVGSREGMNRTVATSELYNSWPAQADADLEAIRLSIREKDFPMLGKTAEHNALSMHATMLAAWPPLIYLQPESLEIIHTVQRLRGEGLELFLTIDAGPNIKLLFLESVASDVIAAFPDLRIIQPFG is encoded by the coding sequence ATGAGCCAGATTCAAACCCAATTTATCAAAAACGTCTTGGCCGGTACTGAGACGCAGCTGTCGGAGAAGGGCTCGGCCTTTGCTCCGGCGAACATTGCGCTTTCCAAATACTGGGGAAAACGCAATGCCGAACTCAACCTGCCGGCAACGTCCAGCCTGTCGGTTTCGCTGGGTGATCTCGGAACAAAAACTGAAATCCGCGTGGCCGCTGAGGATTCGGTTTTTCTGAATGGTGAAGCGATGGGGTCCGAAACGCTCTTTTATAAACGAACGGTTGATTTTCTGAAGCTGTTTCCAATGGTTGGAGCGCATTTTGAAGTTCGGACGCAGAACAGTATTCCAACGGCCGCGGGGCTGGCATCCTCAGCATCGGGCTTCGCGGCCCTGGTTCTGGCATTGAACGATTTGGCGGGTTGGGGGCTCGGCCGGCGCATGCTGTCATTAATCGCCCGGCTCGGCAGCGGCAGTGCTGCGCGCTCGGTTTACAGCGGATTTGTTCAGTGGTATGCCGGTACCGATGATGACGGCAGCGATTCCTATGCAGAGCGGATTGATGCAGAATGGCCGGAGTTGCGGGTCGGTATTCTTGAAGTTTCCAATGTTCACAAGCCGGTCGGTTCGCGTGAAGGTATGAACCGGACTGTCGCAACGTCTGAGCTGTATAACAGCTGGCCTGCGCAGGCGGATGCCGATCTTGAAGCCATTCGTCTCTCTATCCGGGAAAAGGACTTTCCAATGCTTGGAAAAACGGCAGAGCACAATGCGCTTTCAATGCATGCCACAATGTTGGCTGCCTGGCCGCCGCTTATTTATCTGCAGCCGGAATCGCTTGAAATCATTCACACCGTTCAGCGTCTGCGCGGGGAGGGGCTTGAACTTTTTCTCACCATCGATGCCGGTCCGAATATTAAACTGCTGTTTCTGGAATCAGTGGCCTCCGATGTAATCGCCGCCTTCCCAGACCTCCGGATCATTCAGCCGTTCGGATGA
- a CDS encoding GAF domain-containing protein: protein MPYPRPKNEVERLQALKNYAVLDTPPEQELDDLTQLASYICDAPIALISLVDETRQWFKAKVGIEAPETPRDIAFCTHAILQSELFVVPDALDDDRFIHNPLVTTDPKIRFYAGAQLVTPAGHSLGTLCVIDRKPRELSRSQVDALKTLANQVIAHLELRHLTYRLERTNQEQANLITKLQQAARHINMLEDIIPICSSCKKIHNGKGDWQPMEDYISAHSDTRFSHGICPECAKKIYPDYCEPKAP, encoded by the coding sequence ATGCCCTACCCCCGCCCCAAAAACGAAGTTGAACGCCTTCAGGCATTGAAGAACTACGCCGTTCTGGACACGCCTCCGGAGCAGGAGCTCGACGATCTCACACAGCTCGCCTCCTACATTTGCGACGCGCCGATCGCACTCATTAGCCTGGTGGATGAAACCCGTCAGTGGTTCAAGGCCAAGGTCGGCATCGAGGCACCGGAAACACCGCGCGACATTGCTTTCTGCACCCATGCTATTCTTCAGTCCGAACTCTTTGTCGTTCCCGATGCACTGGATGATGACCGCTTTATCCACAATCCCCTCGTGACCACCGACCCGAAAATCCGTTTTTATGCCGGAGCACAGCTTGTTACTCCCGCCGGCCATTCGCTGGGCACCCTGTGTGTGATCGACCGCAAACCCCGCGAGCTGAGCCGGAGTCAAGTTGACGCCCTGAAAACGCTGGCCAATCAGGTTATTGCACACCTTGAGCTCCGTCATTTAACCTACCGCCTCGAACGGACCAACCAGGAACAGGCCAACCTCATCACTAAGTTGCAGCAGGCCGCCCGCCACATCAACATGCTCGAAGACATTATTCCCATCTGCTCCAGCTGTAAAAAAATTCACAACGGAAAGGGTGACTGGCAACCGATGGAAGACTACATCAGCGCCCACTCCGACACTCGCTTCAGCCACGGCATCTGCCCGGAATGTGCAAAAAAGATCTACCCGGACTATTGCGAACCCAAAGCCCCGTAG
- the mutM gene encoding DNA-formamidopyrimidine glycosylase, with amino-acid sequence MPELPEVETIASQLRGRGVEGKRILSVTVNWAPMIEPLSSEQFLQDVNGCTIETISRVGKWMLFSLSSGQTLMVHLRMAGSFALEQGSHDRIVLGLSDGLTLYYRDTRKFGRWKLVDDPQVILGALGPDALTRCFSLTYFSQQLQKSKRAIKALLLDQSVVAGLGNIYADEALWYARIHPERHADSLSDTEGKKLFKAVKEVLRQGVRNRGTSLGDGKTNYRQVDGDSGENRGEVRAYGKAGRPCFRCKTVLEKRIVAQRGTTFCPRCQVL; translated from the coding sequence ATGCCGGAACTGCCAGAGGTTGAAACCATTGCTTCGCAGCTGCGGGGAAGGGGTGTTGAGGGAAAGAGGATTCTTTCGGTGACGGTGAACTGGGCTCCGATGATTGAGCCGCTGAGTTCGGAACAGTTTTTACAGGATGTAAATGGCTGCACCATTGAAACCATTTCCAGAGTCGGGAAATGGATGCTGTTTTCGCTGAGTTCGGGACAGACACTGATGGTGCATCTGCGGATGGCAGGTTCGTTTGCACTGGAGCAGGGGAGTCATGACCGGATTGTGCTCGGATTGTCAGATGGACTGACGCTCTATTATCGGGACACCCGAAAGTTCGGCCGCTGGAAACTCGTTGATGACCCGCAGGTAATTCTGGGGGCTCTGGGGCCCGATGCGCTGACGCGGTGTTTTTCCCTTACTTATTTTTCGCAGCAACTGCAGAAAAGTAAGCGCGCGATCAAAGCGTTACTGTTGGACCAGTCTGTGGTGGCTGGACTTGGAAATATCTATGCCGACGAGGCGCTCTGGTATGCGCGGATTCACCCGGAACGACATGCTGATTCACTTTCTGATACGGAAGGTAAAAAACTGTTCAAAGCCGTTAAAGAGGTGTTGCGGCAGGGGGTCAGAAACCGCGGAACCTCGCTGGGAGACGGTAAGACCAACTACCGGCAGGTCGATGGCGACTCCGGAGAAAATCGGGGTGAAGTCAGGGCCTATGGAAAAGCCGGCAGACCGTGCTTTCGGTGTAAAACGGTTCTTGAAAAAAGGATTGTGGCTCAGCGGGGCACCACATTCTGCCCGCGATGTCAGGTGTTATAG
- a CDS encoding peroxiredoxin encodes MVKIGQEVPEFAMAAFQNDEIKDIKLSDFKGKWVVVVFYPADFTFVCPTELEDVAALYPKFQEAGAEVISVSTDTAFVHKAWHDESDAIGKVNYLMGADPTGEVSKLFGVYIEEEGLALRGTFIIDPDGNLKTAEIHDLGIGRSAVEALRKLEAAKFVHEHGDQVCPANWQPGSDTLTPGLDLVGKI; translated from the coding sequence ATGGTCAAGATCGGTCAGGAAGTACCTGAATTTGCAATGGCGGCGTTTCAGAATGATGAAATTAAAGATATCAAGCTGTCAGACTTTAAAGGTAAATGGGTAGTGGTTGTATTCTATCCGGCAGACTTCACGTTTGTTTGTCCGACCGAACTGGAAGACGTTGCTGCGCTTTATCCTAAATTCCAGGAAGCCGGTGCTGAAGTTATCTCTGTTTCCACCGACACCGCTTTTGTTCACAAGGCATGGCATGACGAATCTGATGCCATCGGCAAAGTGAACTATCTCATGGGTGCTGACCCGACTGGAGAGGTTTCCAAACTGTTCGGTGTTTATATTGAAGAAGAAGGTCTGGCGCTTCGTGGCACCTTTATCATCGACCCCGACGGAAACCTCAAAACAGCAGAAATTCATGATCTCGGTATCGGCCGCAGTGCTGTAGAAGCACTGCGCAAGCTGGAAGCCGCAAAATTTGTACACGAGCACGGCGATCAGGTTTGTCCTGCAAACTGGCAGCCGGGTAGCGATACCCTCACTCCGGGTCTCGACCTCGTAGGAAAAATCTAA
- a CDS encoding tail fiber domain-containing protein, with protein MKTQINMKLPNILFSMLTASVLLGLPARVSAAEEPPERMTYQGFVVDGNGSALGNSAPENFEIIFRIWTAQSGGTLKWSEQQTVTVDKGYFSVLLGEGTEVNGELRPALSSVFSGSDASERFMGISVKGIGSGGSDADILPRLQLVTAPYAFMAHHVAPDSISGANIADNTVSSADILSNTINSSDIQNESITYQDLAPNSVYASEIATGAVGTSEVQDNSLTATDLAANAVGASEIAANAVGNSELQSDLTLNGSIGINQRYFNTALTIKPGVGDNYSRWVAYEDGTYTLFQNADGLMGICRRVDYNSSGLEVLRLSCTTPNSGTDDWSLRIDTDDSGGLDEDLFFYLNGSLKGWVDADGSGFKGNSDARLKQDITDMDSVLNRAVQLQPRLYRFKDNPNGELQLGFIAQEVQPYFPEIVDDGEEYLGLSYGRVGVIAIGAIKELNTKVEMLKAENRALKDRLDVLESRILSLEQ; from the coding sequence ATGAAAACTCAGATCAACATGAAACTGCCGAACATCCTGTTTTCAATGCTGACCGCCAGTGTGCTGCTTGGCCTGCCTGCCCGGGTTTCCGCTGCAGAGGAGCCGCCGGAGCGCATGACCTATCAGGGTTTTGTGGTAGATGGTAACGGATCCGCACTCGGCAACAGTGCTCCGGAAAATTTCGAAATTATTTTCAGGATCTGGACGGCGCAGTCCGGCGGGACCCTGAAATGGTCGGAACAGCAGACCGTGACGGTGGATAAGGGCTACTTCAGTGTGCTGCTAGGAGAAGGTACTGAGGTGAACGGGGAGCTTCGGCCGGCTCTTTCTTCAGTATTTTCGGGAAGCGATGCTTCAGAGCGTTTTATGGGCATCAGTGTTAAAGGAATCGGGTCCGGCGGGTCGGATGCGGATATTCTGCCGCGGCTCCAACTGGTCACGGCTCCTTACGCTTTTATGGCGCATCACGTTGCCCCGGATTCCATCAGCGGTGCAAATATTGCCGATAACACGGTTTCTTCCGCCGATATTCTGAGTAATACCATCAACAGTTCTGATATTCAGAATGAATCCATTACGTATCAGGACCTTGCTCCCAACTCCGTTTATGCGTCTGAAATCGCGACCGGAGCCGTTGGCACTTCAGAAGTGCAGGATAATTCGCTGACGGCCACTGATCTCGCGGCGAATGCGGTGGGCGCTTCCGAAATTGCAGCGAATGCGGTGGGTAACTCCGAGCTGCAAAGTGATTTAACGCTGAATGGGAGTATCGGGATAAACCAGCGTTACTTTAATACTGCCCTGACGATCAAGCCGGGGGTCGGTGATAACTATTCGCGTTGGGTTGCTTATGAGGATGGGACTTATACCTTATTTCAAAATGCAGATGGCTTAATGGGTATTTGCCGTCGTGTGGATTATAATTCCAGCGGTCTTGAGGTGTTGCGTTTGTCTTGTACGACACCGAATTCCGGCACGGATGACTGGTCATTGCGAATTGATACCGACGATTCCGGCGGTCTGGACGAGGATCTGTTCTTTTATTTGAATGGCTCTTTAAAGGGTTGGGTTGATGCTGATGGGTCCGGGTTCAAAGGGAACAGTGATGCCCGGTTGAAACAGGATATCACGGATATGGATTCGGTTCTGAATCGGGCGGTACAGCTTCAGCCCCGTCTGTATCGTTTTAAAGATAATCCGAATGGAGAACTCCAGCTCGGTTTTATTGCTCAGGAGGTGCAACCCTATTTTCCTGAAATTGTGGACGATGGGGAAGAATATCTGGGTCTTTCATACGGCCGTGTCGGAGTGATTGCGATCGGCGCCATTAAAGAACTCAATACAAAGGTGGAAATGCTGAAGGCGGAAAACAGGGCCCTCAAAGATCGGCTGGATGTATTGGAGTCCCGCATTCTTTCTCTGGAACAATAA
- a CDS encoding toxin-antitoxin system YwqK family antitoxin — protein sequence MSAPEFSSRTSRALFFAGIGVIFIGLVLFWTLMRPHSAAPGKPVEERYYANGELRSRTEIADGVPDGLSQGWYTNGQLQVTEYFTHGISHGLRTQWYITGEKKSEAEIVSGQIHGRFRRWHKNGQLAEDAGFSNGTPHGISYAWYEDSSKKAEVLMGNGSVVKKKFWDESGTLMK from the coding sequence ATGAGTGCACCTGAATTTTCATCTCGTACCAGCAGAGCCCTTTTTTTTGCGGGGATTGGAGTCATCTTCATCGGCTTGGTCCTGTTCTGGACATTGATGCGTCCTCATTCGGCCGCCCCGGGAAAGCCGGTTGAGGAGCGCTATTATGCAAACGGCGAATTGCGAAGCCGTACGGAAATCGCGGACGGTGTTCCGGACGGTCTGTCTCAGGGCTGGTACACCAACGGGCAGTTACAGGTGACCGAATATTTCACTCATGGAATTTCACATGGGCTGCGAACCCAGTGGTACATCACCGGTGAAAAAAAGTCTGAAGCAGAAATCGTCAGCGGTCAGATTCATGGGCGATTTCGGCGCTGGCATAAAAACGGTCAGTTGGCTGAGGATGCCGGATTCAGTAACGGCACGCCCCATGGAATCTCCTATGCCTGGTATGAGGACAGCTCGAAAAAGGCCGAGGTGCTTATGGGAAACGGCAGCGTTGTTAAAAAGAAGTTCTGGGATGAGTCCGGCACGTTGATGAAATAG
- a CDS encoding phospholipase D-like domain-containing protein produces the protein MRKLILILGAALLASILNGCVSNYEKRGLAYSAETRASEVEFLVDETWVDTNGVRYVDQEIFDAIYEMIDEAEQFVLIDLFLMNEFGFEVGPCMRALGPELTEKLLVKRSNRPDVEIIFITDPVNTVYGSIESPQFQALEKAGVQVVVTDLNKLRDSNPIYSKPWRILAQPWGTGPGNILPNPMGEGRISLRSMFKMLNFKANHRKVVVTDQALLMTSANPHSASSAHRNVALKVNAGMAEACEMESAVLEFSGEEKFVPEFGGRGSVRAAASSMARTEPRPSEGYKVELLSEIRIRDKVLELLENAQPGARVDLCMFYMSEKKVIKAFVNAKKRGVDVRIILDPARDSFGRTKNGVPNRQSGAKLVKAGIPLRWADTHGEQCHAKMLYVENPDGSATLLLGSCNYTRRNMNNFNCEADLAFTAPRDDPNLVKACKTFDRWWSNEPNRIYTCDYEKYRDGNWWRKFCAWWGETSGMSIF, from the coding sequence ATGCGAAAACTGATTCTGATACTGGGTGCAGCTCTTCTTGCCTCAATTCTGAACGGCTGTGTCTCAAACTATGAAAAACGCGGGTTGGCCTATTCTGCGGAAACCCGTGCGTCTGAAGTTGAATTTCTGGTGGATGAAACGTGGGTGGACACGAATGGTGTGCGGTATGTGGATCAGGAAATTTTTGATGCGATCTATGAAATGATCGATGAGGCCGAGCAGTTTGTGCTGATCGATCTGTTCCTGATGAATGAGTTCGGTTTTGAGGTCGGTCCATGCATGCGGGCTTTGGGGCCGGAGTTGACGGAAAAACTGCTGGTGAAACGGAGCAACCGCCCGGATGTTGAAATTATCTTTATTACCGATCCGGTGAATACGGTATATGGTTCAATTGAATCGCCGCAGTTCCAGGCCTTGGAAAAGGCCGGTGTGCAGGTGGTGGTGACGGATCTGAATAAACTGCGCGACAGCAATCCGATTTATTCCAAACCCTGGAGGATTCTGGCGCAGCCGTGGGGGACCGGGCCGGGAAATATACTGCCGAATCCGATGGGTGAGGGGCGGATCTCGCTGCGCAGTATGTTTAAGATGCTGAATTTTAAAGCCAACCATCGGAAGGTGGTGGTGACGGATCAGGCGTTGCTGATGACCAGTGCCAATCCGCACAGTGCGAGTTCGGCGCATCGCAATGTGGCGTTGAAAGTGAATGCCGGGATGGCCGAGGCCTGCGAAATGGAGTCGGCGGTTCTGGAGTTTTCGGGTGAAGAAAAGTTTGTTCCGGAGTTTGGAGGGCGAGGCTCCGTCCGAGCCGCAGCGTCCTCCATGGCTCGGACGGAGCCTCGCCCTTCAGAGGGATACAAGGTCGAGCTGCTATCTGAAATCCGGATTCGCGACAAGGTGCTTGAACTGCTGGAAAACGCACAGCCCGGGGCCCGAGTGGACCTGTGTATGTTTTATATGTCGGAAAAAAAAGTGATTAAAGCCTTCGTCAACGCCAAAAAACGCGGGGTTGATGTACGCATTATCCTTGATCCGGCCAGAGATTCGTTCGGGCGGACAAAGAACGGCGTGCCGAACCGGCAGAGCGGTGCGAAACTGGTAAAAGCCGGGATTCCATTGCGTTGGGCCGATACGCACGGGGAACAGTGTCACGCGAAAATGCTTTATGTGGAGAATCCGGATGGATCGGCCACGTTACTGCTGGGTTCGTGTAATTACACGCGGCGGAATATGAATAATTTCAACTGCGAGGCTGATCTGGCTTTTACCGCGCCGCGGGATGATCCGAATCTGGTAAAGGCGTGCAAGACGTTTGATCGGTGGTGGAGCAATGAGCCGAACCGGATTTATACCTGTGACTATGAAAAATACCGCGATGGAAACTGGTGGCGCAAGTTCTGCGCCTGGTGGGGAGAAACGTCGGGTATGTCGATCTTCTGA
- a CDS encoding response regulator transcription factor produces the protein MENFTNAGYRNLSEADLQRTVKVCDLLHQANENRSFTKHMHAVLMQMFSNVHFSSELYQLEPFTLLEQELPTVDDRLVPIFKKCILDHPYASQMVSQTVPELSMTQLEPSMKELLKTALYNEFYSKVEAQNQIWIGLRDGNELLTGVYSRERKYSEKHRSMMGIILPHLELAWKHWKQTRSLKMKLGMLKDALFQSEEQEAVAARLRKAIDALPSRQREVIEQVAAGLDNQQIADELNISKRTVQKHLELIFRALEVHHRTELVAKWHKAHSIQLY, from the coding sequence ATGGAAAATTTTACGAATGCAGGTTACCGGAATCTGTCAGAAGCCGATCTCCAGCGGACGGTTAAAGTCTGTGACCTCCTCCACCAGGCCAATGAAAACCGGTCCTTCACAAAACATATGCATGCTGTTCTTATGCAGATGTTCAGCAACGTTCACTTTTCATCGGAACTCTACCAGCTCGAGCCGTTCACCCTGCTTGAGCAGGAACTGCCCACCGTGGACGATCGTTTAGTCCCTATTTTTAAAAAATGCATCTTGGACCATCCGTACGCATCACAAATGGTCAGCCAGACCGTTCCCGAACTCAGTATGACGCAGTTGGAACCCTCCATGAAAGAATTACTGAAAACGGCTCTCTATAATGAATTCTACAGTAAAGTTGAGGCTCAGAATCAAATATGGATTGGCCTGCGCGATGGCAATGAACTGCTGACCGGCGTCTATTCCCGTGAACGGAAATATTCAGAAAAACACCGTTCGATGATGGGCATAATCCTTCCCCACCTTGAACTGGCCTGGAAACACTGGAAACAAACCCGATCGCTAAAGATGAAGCTGGGCATGCTGAAAGATGCACTTTTCCAGTCGGAAGAGCAGGAAGCGGTGGCCGCCCGATTACGCAAAGCGATCGATGCCCTGCCCTCCCGCCAGCGGGAAGTGATTGAGCAGGTCGCCGCCGGCCTCGATAACCAGCAGATCGCCGATGAATTGAACATCTCGAAACGCACCGTGCAAAAACATCTGGAACTCATTTTCCGAGCCTTGGAAGTCCATCACCGCACCGAGCTCGTCGCCAAATGGCACAAGGCCCATTCCATCCAACTCTATTGA
- a CDS encoding AI-2E family transporter — protein MKRSSLMAGLLSVLVLFAVATAFKAAQTVVLPLMIAWLLSYICGPVVNWLVHKRVPLGLSVFAVLVLVLFVCYLGGVFLGGRVRDVLAESPKYLQQLNVIYQDLVSGLDLPEDYLADINWTQQVYPKIASASVTLAGFMTNFLGKLMLVLIFLVFMLLGKPYFKYKVAAAFPAERATVFTEMTASISKQIGQYLVVKVAISGTTGVMVWVVLSLLKVEFALTWGALSFFLNFIPSIGSIIASIPPVLLAIVQYYPSVWTPVFTALALLVIQMTMGNVVEPKIMGDSLNLSPVVILLSLIFFGWMWGITGALLSVPIAAAIKIVCENIDALKPISILMGSGKSLWKETHETQGK, from the coding sequence ATGAAACGTTCGAGTTTAATGGCGGGACTGCTGAGTGTGCTGGTTCTGTTTGCCGTGGCAACGGCATTCAAGGCGGCGCAAACGGTGGTGCTTCCGCTGATGATTGCCTGGTTGCTGTCCTATATCTGCGGACCGGTGGTTAACTGGCTGGTGCACAAGCGGGTACCGCTGGGTTTATCGGTTTTCGCGGTGCTGGTCCTGGTGTTGTTTGTCTGTTATCTGGGCGGCGTTTTTCTGGGGGGCCGCGTGCGTGATGTGCTGGCGGAATCGCCGAAATATCTGCAGCAGCTTAATGTGATTTATCAGGATCTGGTTTCCGGGCTGGATCTTCCTGAGGATTATTTGGCGGATATCAACTGGACACAGCAGGTGTATCCGAAGATTGCATCAGCCTCCGTGACGCTCGCCGGATTTATGACCAACTTTCTGGGTAAGCTGATGCTGGTCCTGATCTTTCTGGTGTTTATGCTGCTGGGTAAACCGTATTTCAAATATAAAGTGGCGGCCGCTTTTCCGGCGGAACGGGCTACGGTTTTTACTGAAATGACGGCGTCGATCTCCAAGCAGATCGGGCAGTATCTTGTGGTGAAGGTGGCCATCAGCGGGACTACCGGCGTAATGGTCTGGGTGGTGCTTTCACTGTTGAAAGTGGAGTTTGCTCTGACCTGGGGGGCGTTGTCGTTTTTCCTTAATTTCATTCCGAGCATCGGCTCAATCATTGCCTCGATTCCTCCGGTTCTGCTGGCGATTGTGCAGTATTACCCGTCGGTTTGGACACCCGTGTTTACGGCGTTGGCTTTGCTGGTGATCCAGATGACGATGGGCAATGTGGTGGAGCCGAAAATTATGGGCGACAGCCTGAATCTGAGTCCGGTGGTTATTTTGCTTTCGCTGATTTTCTTCGGGTGGATGTGGGGAATCACCGGTGCGTTGCTTTCGGTGCCGATTGCCGCGGCGATTAAAATTGTGTGCGAAAATATCGACGCGCTTAAACCAATCAGTATCTTGATGGGTTCAGGCAAAAGCCTGTGGAAAGAAACCCACGAAACCCAGGGGAAATAG